Within Micromonospora narathiwatensis, the genomic segment GCGGTGCGTTCCGCAGCACGGGCAGTTGCCGCGTCGGCCCCACCGACCACGACGGAGAGGCCGGGACGGGCACCGGGCGTGGAGCCGGTGGCATGTTGCTCCTGGCGGTCCTAGGCAGCGGACGCCTCCGAGACCACCAGGACGAGAACCAGCGGCACCGACGATGAGAGCCAGACATCGCACCTCCACAGGTAGACGGGGACCGGTGGCCGACCACGGGGGAATGCAGCCGGCCACCGGCCCGGATGAAGGCACGGCGCACCGTCCGACGCCGGACGGGTCGGGTAATCGCCGAGCCAACTTGTCCGCGCGGCTACCGCAACCGGTCCGACAGGACGCCGCGCGTCAGGTGCGACCAGGGCCGACACGGCACCACCCCTGATACGAGCCGTCACCATGGCCGCACATCAGGAAACGTATCTACAAGTGGATGAGTTGTCTAGTCGTCGAAACGGGTCACTTGGTTGGCACTTGGTAAGACAAGTGCCAGGTACGGTGAGCAGGTGCCCACCCCGCACTACGGACAGCCCCGCTATCGCGTCATCGCCGACGAACTGAGGGAACGCATCGAGAGCGGCACCATCTCGCCCGGAACCCTTCTACCAACCGAGAGCGTGCTCACCGCCGAGTTCCGGGCAAGCCGCGGCACAGTCCGCCAAGCCATAGCGGTTCTGCGCGACGAGCGCTTGGTCGCCACCGAGCACGGTCGCGGCACCTATGCGACTCCCCGCCGAAACGAGAGCGGATCAGACGAGAGATCCGACACGGAAACACGACAGCGCGAAGTCGCCGCAGACCCGGAGCTTGCGGCCCTTTTCGCTGTCGAGGTGGGTACAACCCTGGTCGAACAACAGAGCGCCACCCGAACGAACGGAGCCGTCGCAACGGTCGTCAGAACCTACCGACTGCTTCACACAAAGCAGTAGCGCCCGTTCGCACCTTCGATACGTCTTCAAGGCGGCCCTTGACGGGCCGCACGCGCCGCCGCCAGGGCGCGCGCCGGCCGCTGCCGCTGGCGCTCTGCGGCCGTCACGCCGGATGCCCGGCGACTGGCGCGGACAGCGGGAAGCCCGGAGGGCCGCCGTAGACCGACAGACCGTTGACGGGTGAGGTGGTGGGCCGGCAGCCGGCAGGGCGCGGCGGCCGTCACGCCACCGCGCCGTAGGACGAGTCACCGCCGGCCGTGGTGGGGATGCGACGCGGAGTGTGCGGGGCCACCCCTCCAAGGTCAAGGGCGCTCGCGTCGCTACGCGACGGCCCTGCGGGCCGCCCTTGACCCCGGAGCCTCTGCGACCCCTCGGGCCGGCGTTGCCGGCAGGCCAGGGGCCTGCCCGGGGTCCACGCGCCGCATCCCCACCACAGCCTCGTCGGCAGGGCCCGCGCCCCACCAAGCGATCCGTCAAGGCCCGCTTGACAGTCATCGGGCCCGCCTTGGCGCCGTGCGAAATCGCACCTACTACGGCTCCGACATCGATCGTCCGCTTGTCCCTAAGAGCGTGTTTGAGATCGGGTTGATCAGGTCCAGGTGAAGGTGCGGCGGGCTTGACGGCGTGCGGGTTGGCCGCGGGTGATGCGGCGGGTCATGCCGGCGATGGCGGCCCAGCGGATGAGGGCTTCTGAGACGGAGGGGTGCCGTTCGTAGTCGCGGGCCAGCCGGCGGGAGACGGTGAGCCAGGCCAGGGTGCGTTCCACGACCCAGCGGCGTGGGTGAACGGCGAAGCCGCGCTGGCCGGCGGGTTTGCGGACGATCTCCAGCGTGGTGCGCAGGGTGTCGCGGGCCCAGTCGACCAAGCGGCCGGCGAAGCCTTGATCGGCGAAGACGTGCCGGACCGGGGTGAGCATGTAGGCACTGAGCAGGGCGGTCTTGGCGCCGTCGCGGTCCTGCCAGCTCGCGGCGAGCACCGTCACGCTGACCAGCAGGCCCAGAGTGTCGGTGACGATGAACCGCTTGCGGTTGACCTTCTTGCCCGCGTCGTAGCCCCGGCTGTCCCGGCCGACCGTGTCGGCGCCCTTCACGCTCTGGGAGTCGATGATCCCCGCCGACGGTTGCAGGTCACGGCCCTGCTGCACCCGCGCCTTGATCCGCAGCGTGGCCAGGAGTTTCTCGGTGACGCCGGCTTCTTCCCATCGTGTGAAGTACCAGTACACCGTCTGCCAGGGCGGCAGGTCAGCAGGCAGGTACCGCCACGGGCACCCCGACCGCACCACGTACAGGATCGCGTTGACGATCTCCCGCCGCGGATGCTTCTCCCGGCGGCCGTCTGTGTTCGGCTCCGGAAGCAGCGGCTCGATCAGCGCCCACTGGGCATCGGTCAGGTCGGACGGGTAGCCACGGCGTGCAGACAACGGACCACACTGCCCATCTCGCCGGCGGAAGTCATGCCACCACGCCGTCCACAACAGGCCTTCTCAAACACGCTCTAAGCCGGCCCCGTACTTCTTTTCAACCCATCGCCTATCGGCGGCGTTCAGCCCGAAGAGGCTAAAAACCGCGATGTCAATGGCTGCGCGGGCTCCGGCGATCTTCCGCGCCAAGACCGTCCTTTCATGCGGAGTGGTGGCTTTCCTCATCCGCGAAAGTGCGAGCTCAATTTCCTCTCCTTGTTCAATCATGCGATCGCGGACGGACCGAGCCGCCTTCCCCTCGATAAGAGGCACTGGAAGTGCCTTCAGGTAGGGCGAACTGAACTTGCGATAGCCGCCCTGGAAAGCTGGCGAGTTTTCAGTCGCGAATACGGAGAGAGCTTTAGAATTCAACAGCGCCAGCAGATAGCGAACGTCTACAGTTCCCGGCCGGGGAGCTACGCCAGCGACGCCTGCCGTGCCAGTTGCGAATAGGTCGCCGTTCCCTCTGGCGAAGTTTGCGACGTCGCTAAGGCAGGGTGTCAGGAGATGTGACGTTTGAAAGAACCGAGCTCGTTCGACGTACATCAAGCCGTACCACTTCCCAGAAAGCTCAGCAGCAGACTTGTTGAACCAGACTCGGGTCCCGAGAGCCGCCTTGTGCCGCGACAGATAGGCCCAGGCGTTGGGGAAGTTCCTCAACTCCTCCTCGCTCATTAACTCGAATTCGTCGCCTGCATTCCGGTACGGAAATAGCGCCAGCTTTGCGCCAGGTAGGATTTGGAATCCTCGGACGTCTCTCCCTCGAAGGAGCGGAGTGAGCAACTCGCTCTCAATGCCCTCTGCGGCAGCCTGCTCCGGTGTAAAGGTCAGCAGCTTATCTGAGCCGGTTTGAACACCAGCACCAAAGCGCTCGGTGATCTGTTCGAGGGGAGCGCCGCCTATAGCCAATTTCTGGAGCACCTCTTTGCCTTGTGCATCCTGGAAACTCCAGGTGCGGCTTCCGAGATCACTTCGCGGAACGTTAAAACTCTCAGTTTCCAGTAAATTGGCAGTCAGGCGCGAATACGTTACGTCGGACCTTGCCTCTTTCTTGCTTACAAAAATGACGCAGGAGTAATTGGTGGCACGCTCGAAGATCTTCTCCAGGCCAAAGTCTTTGACGGTGTGTAGGCCCGATGTTGTAAGGAGCTCTCGAAGACTCTTGGCTGCGGACGTATGGAAAAACTTGTTGGGAATTATGAAGCCGAGCCTGCCATTCTTGGCAAGGAGCCGTAGGGCTTGCTCGACGAATACGTAGTAGAGGTCGAATTTCCCTGTGGCGCTCAGGAAGTTGTCCTTGAGGTACGGAACGGTATCGGCTACGTAGTAGCCAGCCATTAGCCATGGCGGGTTCCCGACGATCACATCGAAGCCTCGCCCGTTGGCGACTGCTGGAAACTCTAGGTCCCAGTCGAATGCATTGATGCGACGTTCGATTTCCGGAGATGGAATCAGCGCCTGGCTAGCGTGAAAGGACGTCCCTACCAGGCTGTTTCCACACTTGATATTGTCGTCGAGATTCGGTAGTGCCCGTTCGTGGAAGAGTTCCAGCTGCGAGTCGACTGAGCGCTCAGTTTCGCCTTCTAGGACCTTCAGCAGCAATGCAAGTTTGGTGACCTCGACCGCTTGAGGGTCGATATCGACCCCGTACACATGGGCCAAAAGGATCCGCTTGCGCTCGGAGGAGGTTAGACGCCACTCGCCTCGTGCTGTCTTCTCAAGCCGTGCGGGTCGAGTCCGCGTGTACCTCTCCGGGCCACTTTTCACATAGTACTCAAGGTGCCAGTCAAGAAGGTATTGGTAGACTTCAATTAGAAAGCTTCCCGATCCGCACGACGGGTCACAGACGTAAAAACCTGACTTCGACAGCTTCTCCGGTGAGGCACCTGTCAGAGGTTCCTTCATCGCAGCGCTTACGATGTCTCGAACTACACCTGTCGGAGTGTAGAAAACCCCGCCGGCCTTGCGAACCTCCGGCTTATCTTCGACTACTGCGGCTCTGCCCGAAAGGGTAATCACCTTGCCGAGGAACTGTTCGTAGACTTGCCCTAAGATGTCGGGTGGCAGCACGGCGAAATCGTAGGGGCCTTCTGGCCAGTAGAGGCGACGTACGAAACGTCGGAGAATCTCGGAGCCGATCTTGAGCTGCGGTGTAAGGGTGTCAGGGGTATCTTGGCGGTGCTCTTTCCTGAGATGGAAAAGGCCGCTGTTGTATTTCTCGTCGGCACGCCTGAACCTGTTGAGCAACTGTCGGTAGCTGTTTTCTTCGTTGACATCAGAAAGCAGTTGGCCGTACGGCTCCAGGCCCCGGTCCTCACAAACCCGCAGGAAAACGAGGCGGTCGATTGTTAGTTGGACCGCAAAATTCAGTTCCTCGGAGGAGAGCGGGTTGAGGGCGGCGAGCTCGCCAGCTAGGAGTACACGCCACTCTTCGAGTTCGGAAAGGAAAGCCTTGTCAACCCGCTGCCAGCCGCGGGCTGTGGATGTCCGCCCAAAGAATGCGGGAATGGAACCCGCAGCTACGGCGTCCCTGCTGAAACGCTCCTCAACATAGTCCCAGCGCTTTACGTAGTCCTCGACCGTAAGGTACTCCAGCAGGGCGACCGAAGCTCTGTCGCCAGCGGCCGGCGGCACTCGACAGTCGTATATCGACAGTTCCTGAAAGTCAGTTAGTAGACCAACAGCGATTTGCCCCGAGTTCCACCCGTAGCGCCTTAACTGCAGTGCCGGTGCCGGATCATCGCGAAGGCGCACCGAAGGCTTCTTCGCCTCTACGATGAACGCAGGTTCCCCGAATGCCTGGAATAGGTAGTCAGGAGCCTTTGTTTGGGCTCCCACTCTAAGCCGCGCCTCGGTGATAACCTCGCGGCTGCATTCTGGGACATTCTGATGGTTGGTGACGTCCCAACCCAGGGCTTGGAAGAAGGGGTTGAGGAAGTCGACCCGTACTCGCGCCTCCAAATAGCTCGGTGATTCGAATTCGGCACGACGGCCAAGGAATCGCTCAACCAATTCCTCGACGGCTGGCGGGACGGGCAAAGGATCCTCCGAGGGCGCGGAAGGGGCCATGTTTTCGTTCTTGTAGGCCTCAGAGCCTATCTCGCCTTGTTACACGAGGTGACCGACGACGTCTATGGGCCGTGTGGGCACAGCCGGGGTGCCGGGCTGGTCCCGGGGGTGCGCTGGGCGCGCGTTGCAGCAGCTCCTGTCGCCAGCCTCCGGCCGGCAGGCGGGTGCTCGATGCCCGCACTCTGACCGCTGGCCTTGACTGTCTGGCTGTGACACACTCACAATGTGATGCGTCGGGCAGTCAAGGAGGTCGACGTGATGCCAACGATTCGGATCGATGATGAAGTCTACGAGCTGCTCCAGCGGAAAGCGCAGCCGTTCGTGGACACCCCGAACAGCGTGCTGCGACGGGAGCTGGGGTTGACTGATGAACCGGTGCAGGCCAGGCCGGAGCGTCGTACCAACGCGCCCGGCGAACTTGCACCCCTGCTGAAGGCGGGCCTGCTGAAGGTAGGCGAGGAACTGGTGTGGAAACGCCGCCAGTCCATGCACCGGGCCGTTGTGACAGCCGACGGCTGGCTCGAACTGGAGGACGGCCGGCCATTCGAGACGCCGTCAGGTGCCGCCCGAGCGCTCTCAGGGTATGAGGTGAATGGCTGGCGCAACTGGGGGCGAGCTCGCGACGGGGTGCGGCTCTCGTCGCT encodes:
- a CDS encoding GntR family transcriptional regulator — its product is MPTPHYGQPRYRVIADELRERIESGTISPGTLLPTESVLTAEFRASRGTVRQAIAVLRDERLVATEHGRGTYATPRRNESGSDERSDTETRQREVAADPELAALFAVEVGTTLVEQQSATRTNGAVATVVRTYRLLHTKQ
- a CDS encoding IS5 family transposase codes for the protein MSARRGYPSDLTDAQWALIEPLLPEPNTDGRREKHPRREIVNAILYVVRSGCPWRYLPADLPPWQTVYWYFTRWEEAGVTEKLLATLRIKARVQQGRDLQPSAGIIDSQSVKGADTVGRDSRGYDAGKKVNRKRFIVTDTLGLLVSVTVLAASWQDRDGAKTALLSAYMLTPVRHVFADQGFAGRLVDWARDTLRTTLEIVRKPAGQRGFAVHPRRWVVERTLAWLTVSRRLARDYERHPSVSEALIRWAAIAGMTRRITRGQPARRQARRTFTWT
- a CDS encoding Eco57I restriction-modification methylase domain-containing protein is translated as MAPSAPSEDPLPVPPAVEELVERFLGRRAEFESPSYLEARVRVDFLNPFFQALGWDVTNHQNVPECSREVITEARLRVGAQTKAPDYLFQAFGEPAFIVEAKKPSVRLRDDPAPALQLRRYGWNSGQIAVGLLTDFQELSIYDCRVPPAAGDRASVALLEYLTVEDYVKRWDYVEERFSRDAVAAGSIPAFFGRTSTARGWQRVDKAFLSELEEWRVLLAGELAALNPLSSEELNFAVQLTIDRLVFLRVCEDRGLEPYGQLLSDVNEENSYRQLLNRFRRADEKYNSGLFHLRKEHRQDTPDTLTPQLKIGSEILRRFVRRLYWPEGPYDFAVLPPDILGQVYEQFLGKVITLSGRAAVVEDKPEVRKAGGVFYTPTGVVRDIVSAAMKEPLTGASPEKLSKSGFYVCDPSCGSGSFLIEVYQYLLDWHLEYYVKSGPERYTRTRPARLEKTARGEWRLTSSERKRILLAHVYGVDIDPQAVEVTKLALLLKVLEGETERSVDSQLELFHERALPNLDDNIKCGNSLVGTSFHASQALIPSPEIERRINAFDWDLEFPAVANGRGFDVIVGNPPWLMAGYYVADTVPYLKDNFLSATGKFDLYYVFVEQALRLLAKNGRLGFIIPNKFFHTSAAKSLRELLTTSGLHTVKDFGLEKIFERATNYSCVIFVSKKEARSDVTYSRLTANLLETESFNVPRSDLGSRTWSFQDAQGKEVLQKLAIGGAPLEQITERFGAGVQTGSDKLLTFTPEQAAAEGIESELLTPLLRGRDVRGFQILPGAKLALFPYRNAGDEFELMSEEELRNFPNAWAYLSRHKAALGTRVWFNKSAAELSGKWYGLMYVERARFFQTSHLLTPCLSDVANFARGNGDLFATGTAGVAGVAPRPGTVDVRYLLALLNSKALSVFATENSPAFQGGYRKFSSPYLKALPVPLIEGKAARSVRDRMIEQGEEIELALSRMRKATTPHERTVLARKIAGARAAIDIAVFSLFGLNAADRRWVEKKYGAGLERV
- a CDS encoding restriction system modified-DNA reader domain-containing protein, whose amino-acid sequence is MPTIRIDDEVYELLQRKAQPFVDTPNSVLRRELGLTDEPVQARPERRTNAPGELAPLLKAGLLKVGEELVWKRRQSMHRAVVTADGWLELEDGRPFETPSGAARALSGYEVNGWRNWGRARDGVRLSSLRDQL